A genome region from Natranaeroarchaeum sulfidigenes includes the following:
- a CDS encoding XapX domain-containing protein: MNVTLTALAMLTGLLAGALFSYLQIPIPAPPELPGLMGIVGIYAGYKLIQWLGIGFDLLAALGLE; this comes from the coding sequence ATGAACGTTACACTGACAGCGCTTGCGATGCTTACCGGACTCCTCGCGGGCGCACTATTTAGCTACCTCCAGATTCCGATCCCCGCCCCGCCGGAACTTCCCGGCCTGATGGGTATCGTCGGAATCTACGCGGGGTACAAACTGATCCAGTGGCTCGGTATCGGCTTCGATCTACTCGCCGCACTCGGTCTCGAATAA
- a CDS encoding FAD-binding protein has product MYEHDVIVVGAGGAGLRAAIAAQNAGADTAIVTKLHPVRSHTGAAEGGINAALREGDDWELHAYDTMKGSDYLGDAPAIETLAQDAPEDVIKLEHWGMPFSREEDGTVSQRPFGGLSFPRTTYAGAETGHHLLHTMYEQVVKHGVQVYDEWFVADLAISGEEDPEDRTCHGVVGYDVQSGEIAGFKANDGVILATGGPGQVFDHTTNAVSCTGDGQAMAYRAGVPMEDMEFVQFHPTTLPSTGVLISEGVRGEGGILYNADGERFMFERGYANNEGELASRDVVSRAELTEINEGRGINDEYVHLDMRHLGEERINDRLENILHLAEDFEGVDGMKEPMPVKPGQHYAMGGIETDENGETCIEGLYAAGECACASVHGANRLGGNALPELIVFGKRAGKHAAGADLGEAEIPTGRTDDAEDGEVDTPVEPGAIDPADGSAVADGGTGTIADPDTIVETAVERQRDRVEYLLEKDDGIQHAEIRERLQKAMTENVNVFRNEEGLRTALREIRKAREDYQDVYVDDPSRTFNTDLQQTIETRNLIDLAETITLGALARDEFRGAHWRQEHQERKDDKWLKHTLISWEDGSPDIWYKPVLLEGENKTYEPKERSY; this is encoded by the coding sequence ATGTACGAACACGACGTAATCGTGGTCGGCGCGGGAGGCGCGGGCCTTCGCGCGGCGATCGCCGCACAGAACGCTGGCGCAGACACGGCCATCGTGACGAAACTCCACCCGGTCCGGAGCCATACCGGTGCGGCAGAAGGAGGAATCAACGCCGCGCTCCGTGAGGGTGACGACTGGGAGCTACACGCCTACGACACGATGAAGGGGTCGGACTATCTCGGCGACGCCCCAGCAATCGAGACGCTGGCACAGGACGCCCCCGAGGACGTCATCAAGCTCGAACACTGGGGAATGCCCTTCTCTCGTGAGGAGGACGGTACAGTCTCCCAGCGACCGTTCGGTGGGCTCTCGTTCCCGCGCACGACGTACGCGGGCGCGGAAACAGGACACCACCTGCTACACACGATGTACGAGCAGGTCGTCAAGCACGGCGTGCAAGTGTACGACGAGTGGTTCGTCGCGGATCTTGCGATCTCCGGTGAGGAGGACCCGGAGGACCGGACCTGTCACGGCGTCGTCGGGTACGACGTCCAGTCCGGCGAGATTGCCGGGTTCAAAGCGAACGACGGCGTGATTCTTGCGACTGGTGGTCCCGGACAGGTGTTCGATCATACCACGAATGCGGTCTCCTGTACGGGCGATGGGCAGGCGATGGCCTACCGTGCTGGCGTCCCGATGGAGGACATGGAATTCGTCCAGTTCCACCCGACAACGCTCCCGTCCACAGGAGTGTTGATCTCCGAAGGAGTCCGCGGAGAGGGTGGAATCCTCTACAACGCCGACGGGGAGCGATTCATGTTCGAGCGTGGCTACGCGAACAACGAGGGGGAACTCGCATCGCGGGACGTCGTGTCCCGCGCCGAGTTGACAGAAATAAACGAGGGGCGTGGTATCAACGACGAGTACGTGCATCTCGATATGCGCCACCTTGGGGAGGAACGAATCAACGATCGACTTGAAAACATCCTCCACCTCGCGGAGGACTTCGAGGGCGTCGACGGGATGAAAGAGCCGATGCCGGTCAAGCCCGGGCAGCACTATGCAATGGGCGGGATCGAGACCGACGAGAACGGCGAAACGTGTATCGAGGGCCTCTACGCGGCAGGCGAATGTGCCTGTGCGTCGGTTCACGGCGCGAACCGCCTCGGTGGGAACGCGCTGCCGGAGCTAATCGTGTTCGGCAAACGCGCCGGGAAGCATGCTGCCGGAGCGGACCTTGGCGAGGCAGAGATCCCAACCGGGCGAACGGACGACGCGGAGGACGGTGAGGTCGATACCCCGGTCGAACCGGGTGCGATCGATCCAGCGGATGGCAGTGCGGTCGCCGACGGCGGCACCGGAACGATCGCCGATCCCGACACGATTGTCGAGACGGCTGTCGAACGACAGCGTGATCGTGTGGAGTATCTGCTCGAAAAAGACGATGGAATCCAGCACGCCGAGATCCGCGAACGGCTTCAGAAGGCGATGACGGAGAACGTCAACGTCTTCCGGAACGAGGAGGGACTACGGACCGCACTCCGCGAGATTCGAAAGGCGCGTGAGGACTATCAGGATGTCTACGTTGACGATCCTTCGCGGACGTTCAACACCGATCTCCAGCAGACGATCGAGACGCGTAACCTCATTGATCTCGCCGAAACGATTACGCTCGGTGCACTCGCACGTGACGAGTTCCGCGGTGCGCACTGGCGACAGGAACATCAGGAGCGCAAAGACGACAAGTGGCTCAAGCACACGCTGATTTCGTGGGAAGACGGATCGCCAGACATCTGGTACAAACCGGTGCTTCTGGAGGGCGAAAACAAGACGTACGAGCCGAAAGAGCGTAGTTACTGA
- a CDS encoding TrmB family transcriptional regulator gives MTVTSRSAEAEVEPLPEELESAQAKLVYLCLRQFENGATVDQIQSQVGITKLALHSLLRSLSGKGYVRCEDGCYYPVRSD, from the coding sequence ATGACAGTCACGTCCCGGAGTGCGGAAGCGGAGGTCGAACCGCTTCCCGAGGAATTAGAGTCTGCACAGGCGAAGCTCGTGTATCTCTGCCTGCGACAGTTCGAGAACGGTGCGACGGTCGATCAGATCCAATCACAGGTCGGCATTACCAAGCTCGCGCTGCACAGCCTGTTGCGGTCACTCTCCGGCAAGGGATATGTTCGATGCGAGGACGGATGTTACTACCCTGTGCGAAGCGACTGA